In Pseudomonadota bacterium, the following are encoded in one genomic region:
- the lgt gene encoding prolipoprotein diacylglyceryl transferase — MRWDVDPIIVELGPLELRWYGLFFAFGLLLAARAYPRIFARRGLAEEHAQRLTLWLPVGMILGAHLVHLIFYEPRSFIEQPQRIIEIGKGLSSHGGALGAVVALLIYVRRRGLDLHRYLDASLIGAIWIFPWVRIGNFFNSEIYGKPTDLPWGVVFALRQPEARHPTQLYEALGGFALLWFAYWLDRNYRARLRDGATFYLLTGTYFVGRFLVEYLKAYQVLDPGLPLTMGQCLSLPVVALSAYMLLASKDHNIRTARPKESRDTTLELKSGRNGKGRKKRKGGGKNRRRLKSA; from the coding sequence GTGCGCTGGGATGTCGACCCGATCATTGTTGAGCTCGGTCCGCTGGAGCTGCGCTGGTATGGACTCTTCTTCGCCTTTGGGCTGCTGTTGGCGGCCCGAGCGTATCCGCGCATCTTCGCCCGCCGGGGGTTGGCCGAGGAACACGCGCAGCGGCTCACCCTGTGGCTGCCGGTCGGAATGATCCTCGGGGCGCACCTCGTTCACCTCATCTTCTATGAGCCACGCTCGTTCATCGAGCAGCCGCAACGCATCATCGAGATCGGAAAGGGCCTCTCGAGCCACGGCGGCGCGCTGGGCGCTGTTGTCGCACTACTTATCTACGTTCGGCGCCGTGGCCTCGATCTGCATCGGTACCTCGACGCTTCGCTCATCGGAGCCATCTGGATCTTTCCATGGGTTCGGATTGGCAACTTCTTCAACTCCGAGATCTACGGAAAACCCACGGACCTACCCTGGGGGGTTGTCTTTGCGCTCCGGCAGCCGGAAGCTCGTCACCCAACTCAGCTCTACGAGGCCTTGGGGGGGTTTGCCCTGTTGTGGTTCGCCTACTGGCTCGACCGCAACTACCGAGCCCGACTGCGCGACGGCGCGACTTTTTATCTGCTGACCGGCACCTACTTCGTTGGCCGCTTTCTTGTCGAGTACTTGAAGGCCTATCAAGTACTGGACCCCGGCCTTCCACTAACCATGGGCCAATGCCTGAGTTTACCGGTGGTCGCTCTGTCAGCGTACATGCTGCTAGCTTCCAAGGATCACAACATCAGGACAGCCAGACCCAAAGAGTCGCGCGACACGACCCTGGAGCTGAAGTCAGGACGAAACGGCAAGGGCAGGAAGAAACGCAAGGGCGGCGGCAAGAACCGGAGACGCCTGAAATCTGCCTAG
- a CDS encoding tetratricopeptide repeat protein: MSIDRSKVLAAAQKHLQRGNYDRALEEYQRLVRADPNDVRTLLKIGDLRARQGNGAQAIEAYDMVAKHYAEQGFFLKAVAVYKQILKLEPQRLEARTKLAEMYEMLSLVSDALNTYEQVANSYAERGDTASAITSLRRMVDLDPENVASQIKLAEALSKAKLNQEAVAAFRVAAGLLRQQDREDDYVKVAERLLFHRPDEAPLAQELARVYLNRGEAKHALAKLQPCFRADPRDCDTLELLAQAFRALGQVQKAVAVYREIAKLHHESGRLTERAAALERIVEIDPGDVEARTTLASMRPANALVTSGAHRVPSAGEGEEEIVEIDDDALELLESEAPPSGAPRPLSLPPTAAAPLAASLRPHAAALSGTNAPPVGPGEGQIERLLEECEVFTRYALHDKVISRLESILVLDPSHVTAHEKLKETFLSIGDTRRAAAQAARLADVVRGDDPEASDRYLAEARELAPDALQEPVEQAGPRTAAPEAPDSASDEDDSVIFIDEEQRLSRITKGVEAGTGSSQRSSTAGTGSGELRPTNPLPASDPMLQDQVAREAEALAEASPQELAASSPLRVVSGAAEEGDGGRIQASEPPASESASSARQASHASSDVSDAGAAELAQEIEETLEEADFYVAQGWLSEARSLLLDALGEHPGAHVIEDKLRELGGNAAAQPLDGAMDNDAPGSVVADDQRADERASSPEPGNDDSSGERATQLAVTTIPGPAIAGEDEQATTDTSASLPEVETTLTSDDLIEIDEDDSAVLEAVSLAPPASSGERSTSPAADERSPTESEAPTAAQTKEALDEPPASEPAMEEVLSQFKEGVRREVGQGDSQTHYDLGIAYMEMGLHDDAIQEFELCLDSDEHRCIAETMIGLSNVAKGDFANAVHHFTEGLRAPRRDHANELALYFELGNAHELLGNAALALDNYRHAHRLDPGFRDVKTRLERLTSRLEATAEEADEVDRLFDNILIKGD, from the coding sequence GTGAGTATCGACCGCTCCAAAGTCCTTGCCGCCGCTCAGAAACATCTGCAACGCGGCAATTACGACCGGGCCCTTGAGGAGTACCAGCGCCTGGTGCGCGCCGACCCCAACGACGTCCGCACCCTCCTCAAGATCGGCGACTTGCGAGCGCGGCAGGGGAACGGCGCCCAGGCCATCGAAGCCTACGACATGGTCGCGAAGCACTACGCCGAACAGGGCTTCTTCCTGAAAGCGGTCGCAGTCTACAAGCAGATCCTCAAGCTGGAGCCACAACGGCTCGAGGCGCGCACGAAGCTCGCCGAGATGTACGAGATGCTCTCTCTCGTCAGCGACGCGCTCAACACCTACGAGCAAGTCGCAAACAGCTACGCGGAGCGCGGTGACACGGCGTCCGCCATCACTTCGCTCCGCCGCATGGTCGACCTGGATCCGGAAAACGTGGCGTCGCAGATCAAGCTGGCCGAGGCTCTATCCAAGGCCAAGCTGAACCAGGAAGCCGTGGCAGCGTTTCGGGTGGCCGCCGGTCTGTTGCGACAGCAAGACCGAGAGGATGACTACGTCAAAGTCGCGGAGCGGCTGCTATTTCACCGGCCGGACGAGGCTCCTCTGGCTCAAGAGCTGGCCCGTGTGTACTTGAACCGCGGCGAGGCCAAACATGCGCTCGCCAAGCTGCAACCTTGCTTCCGGGCCGATCCCAGAGATTGCGACACGCTCGAATTGCTCGCGCAGGCCTTTCGTGCTTTGGGTCAGGTCCAAAAGGCTGTCGCCGTTTACCGTGAGATCGCCAAGTTACACCACGAATCGGGGCGGTTGACGGAACGGGCGGCCGCGCTCGAACGTATCGTCGAGATCGATCCCGGTGATGTGGAAGCGCGAACCACCTTGGCGAGCATGCGGCCGGCCAACGCGCTCGTGACGAGCGGCGCCCACCGTGTTCCGAGTGCTGGCGAGGGGGAGGAAGAGATCGTCGAGATCGACGACGACGCCCTCGAGCTCCTGGAGAGCGAGGCGCCACCTTCGGGCGCCCCGCGACCGCTGTCGCTTCCCCCGACCGCCGCGGCCCCGCTGGCCGCGTCGCTCCGGCCCCACGCTGCCGCCCTTTCCGGGACGAATGCCCCACCCGTCGGGCCGGGTGAGGGGCAGATCGAGAGGCTCCTCGAAGAGTGCGAGGTCTTTACCCGGTACGCACTCCACGACAAGGTAATCAGCCGCCTCGAAAGCATCCTCGTGCTCGATCCCTCGCACGTGACCGCCCACGAAAAGCTCAAGGAAACGTTCCTCAGCATCGGCGACACACGAAGAGCCGCCGCACAGGCGGCACGGCTCGCCGACGTGGTGAGAGGCGACGACCCGGAAGCGTCCGACAGGTACTTGGCGGAGGCACGCGAGCTGGCTCCCGATGCCCTGCAAGAGCCGGTAGAGCAAGCAGGGCCGCGGACTGCCGCTCCCGAAGCGCCGGACTCGGCCTCGGACGAAGACGACAGCGTCATCTTCATTGATGAGGAGCAGCGGCTCAGCCGGATCACCAAAGGGGTCGAGGCGGGGACCGGCAGCTCGCAGCGCTCCTCGACCGCCGGCACGGGCTCGGGCGAGCTCCGTCCCACCAATCCTCTGCCAGCATCGGATCCGATGCTGCAGGACCAGGTTGCACGGGAGGCCGAGGCGCTGGCAGAGGCCTCGCCGCAAGAGCTGGCCGCGTCGTCCCCGCTTCGGGTCGTTTCTGGGGCGGCGGAAGAAGGCGACGGGGGCAGGATTCAGGCAAGTGAGCCGCCCGCGTCCGAGTCGGCCTCTAGCGCGCGCCAAGCTTCGCACGCGTCGAGCGATGTCTCGGACGCCGGCGCGGCCGAGCTTGCCCAAGAGATCGAGGAGACTCTCGAGGAGGCCGACTTCTACGTTGCACAGGGATGGTTGTCCGAAGCTCGAAGCCTGTTGCTCGACGCCCTCGGGGAGCATCCAGGCGCCCACGTCATCGAGGACAAGCTGAGGGAGCTCGGAGGCAACGCTGCCGCTCAGCCGCTGGACGGGGCAATGGACAACGACGCTCCAGGGTCTGTGGTCGCCGACGATCAACGGGCCGACGAGCGAGCGTCGTCCCCTGAGCCGGGCAACGACGACAGCAGCGGCGAACGAGCCACCCAGCTGGCGGTCACCACGATCCCAGGGCCGGCGATCGCCGGCGAGGACGAACAGGCCACCACGGACACCAGCGCGAGCCTGCCCGAGGTGGAAACGACCCTCACCAGCGATGACCTCATCGAGATCGACGAGGACGACAGCGCTGTGCTCGAAGCGGTCAGCCTCGCGCCCCCCGCCTCCAGCGGCGAGCGGTCTACGAGCCCAGCCGCCGATGAGCGTTCGCCAACCGAGTCGGAGGCCCCGACGGCAGCCCAAACGAAAGAGGCCCTGGATGAGCCCCCGGCATCCGAGCCGGCCATGGAAGAGGTCCTCAGCCAATTCAAAGAAGGCGTTCGAAGAGAGGTCGGCCAGGGCGATTCGCAGACGCACTACGATCTCGGAATTGCTTACATGGAAATGGGATTGCATGACGACGCGATTCAGGAATTCGAGCTGTGTCTCGACAGCGACGAGCACCGCTGCATAGCCGAGACGATGATAGGCCTCAGCAACGTCGCCAAGGGCGACTTTGCCAATGCCGTTCACCACTTCACCGAGGGGCTCAGGGCTCCGCGCCGCGATCACGCAAACGAGCTCGCGTTGTACTTCGAGCTCGGCAACGCTCATGAGCTGCTGGGCAACGCCGCCCTTGCCCTCGACAATTACAGGCACGCCCATCGACTCGATCCCGGGTTCCGTGATGTCAAGACACGCCTCGAACGCCTGACCAGCCGGCTCGAGGCGACAGCCGAGGAAGCCGACGAGGTCGACCGCCTCTTCGACAACATCCTGATCAAAGGTGACTAG
- the accC gene encoding acetyl-CoA carboxylase biotin carboxylase subunit: MFRKILIANRGEIALRVIRACRELGIATVATHSEADNMALHVRFADEAVCIGPAAASKSYLNIPAIIAAAEITGADAVHPGYGFLAENADFAEICGRCGLAFVGPTPANMRQWGDKVRARGLAVELGLPVLPGSPILRSEDDAVRQADAIGYPVMLKASAGGGGRGMKVIRSAQDMRRAYAPARAEAAAAFKSGDLYCERYIQEPRHIEFQVLCDGAGFVSVLSERECSIQARNQKLLEEAPAVAVSADLRRTMSAAIAKAMLASRYCSPGTLEFLMDGQEPYFMEMNTRIQVEHPVTEMITGYDLVVEQIRLAAGEQASFQAACTQPRGHAIECRINAEDPETLAPWPGLISEYHPPGGTGIRVDSGIYGGWKVPSEYDSLLAKVISHGRTREEAIARMRRALDEMIVTGIRTNVDLHRRILAHPDFVAGRLSTRFLERLRSQRTSPPA, translated from the coding sequence ATGTTTCGGAAGATCCTGATCGCCAACCGAGGGGAGATCGCCCTGCGTGTCATCCGCGCCTGCCGCGAGCTCGGAATAGCGACCGTTGCGACCCACAGCGAGGCCGACAACATGGCGCTGCACGTTCGCTTCGCGGACGAAGCCGTGTGCATCGGCCCGGCTGCTGCGTCCAAGAGCTATCTCAACATCCCGGCCATCATCGCGGCCGCCGAAATCACCGGGGCCGACGCCGTTCACCCCGGGTACGGTTTCCTGGCCGAGAACGCCGATTTCGCGGAGATTTGCGGGCGCTGCGGCCTCGCTTTCGTCGGCCCCACCCCTGCCAACATGCGCCAATGGGGCGACAAGGTACGGGCCCGCGGCCTCGCCGTGGAGCTCGGGCTTCCGGTCTTGCCGGGCAGCCCGATCCTGCGCAGTGAGGACGACGCGGTGAGGCAAGCGGACGCGATCGGCTACCCTGTGATGCTCAAGGCGAGCGCTGGAGGAGGCGGGCGCGGAATGAAGGTGATTCGTTCGGCGCAGGACATGCGGCGAGCCTACGCACCGGCCAGGGCCGAAGCCGCCGCGGCCTTCAAGAGCGGCGATCTCTATTGCGAGCGCTACATTCAGGAGCCACGTCACATCGAGTTCCAAGTGCTGTGCGATGGTGCAGGCTTCGTGTCCGTGCTCAGCGAGCGCGAGTGTTCGATCCAAGCGCGCAACCAGAAACTGCTGGAGGAGGCACCGGCCGTCGCCGTGAGCGCGGATCTGCGGCGCACCATGTCAGCCGCCATCGCCAAGGCCATGCTCGCGAGCCGCTATTGCTCGCCGGGAACGCTGGAGTTCTTGATGGACGGGCAGGAGCCCTACTTCATGGAGATGAATACCCGGATTCAGGTCGAGCATCCCGTCACCGAGATGATCACCGGATACGACCTCGTCGTGGAGCAGATTCGCCTGGCCGCGGGTGAGCAAGCCTCTTTCCAAGCTGCCTGCACCCAGCCGCGGGGTCATGCCATCGAATGCCGGATCAACGCCGAGGATCCCGAAACGCTTGCTCCGTGGCCGGGATTGATCTCCGAGTACCATCCGCCCGGAGGAACGGGCATACGTGTTGATAGCGGAATCTACGGGGGCTGGAAGGTACCCAGCGAATACGACTCGCTGCTGGCGAAGGTGATCAGCCACGGCCGCACGCGTGAGGAAGCGATCGCCCGGATGCGCCGAGCCCTCGACGAGATGATCGTGACGGGGATCCGAACCAACGTGGACCTACATCGCCGTATCCTGGCACACCCTGACTTCGTGGCTGGCCGCCTCTCAACTCGTTTTCTCGAACGATTGCGCTCGCAGCGAACAAGCCCACCAGCTTGA
- a CDS encoding SDR family NAD(P)-dependent oxidoreductase → MTGASSGLGREIARELALRHGANLVLTARRRDRLDALRGELTKGAGVQVEIVPADLSRNGEPDRLFRQAVQGRVLYGAILNAGVTHFGEHLELDWSAFEKLMATNVTSVARLVHLAVPHLIENGSGGGLMLVTSLTALIPVPYQTAYSSTKAFITTLGRGLHHELHNKDVSVTTFVPAAIDTEMIHLSGTVHTWSPKSIMVQAADACAREAVEAFAARRYMYVPRRFNRLQLALAPLLPRAFLGSQLASQFRRALQRVREQRND, encoded by the coding sequence GTGACCGGCGCCTCGTCCGGGCTGGGCCGGGAGATCGCTCGCGAGCTCGCGCTTCGACATGGTGCCAACTTGGTACTCACGGCACGCCGCAGGGATCGGCTGGACGCCTTGCGTGGGGAGCTTACGAAAGGTGCGGGTGTACAGGTAGAAATCGTCCCTGCCGACCTTTCACGGAACGGAGAGCCCGACCGCCTGTTTCGGCAGGCAGTGCAGGGTCGGGTGCTCTACGGGGCCATTCTCAACGCGGGCGTAACCCACTTCGGCGAGCATCTCGAGCTGGACTGGTCCGCCTTCGAAAAACTCATGGCGACCAATGTGACCAGCGTTGCGCGGCTCGTGCATCTCGCCGTGCCCCATCTGATCGAGAACGGCAGCGGCGGAGGGCTGATGCTCGTCACGAGCCTCACTGCTCTCATACCGGTGCCCTACCAGACGGCTTACTCCAGCACCAAGGCCTTCATCACGACGCTGGGACGAGGTCTGCACCACGAGCTGCACAACAAAGACGTATCGGTGACGACTTTTGTGCCCGCTGCGATCGACACCGAGATGATACATCTATCCGGAACGGTCCACACGTGGAGCCCAAAGAGCATCATGGTTCAGGCTGCCGACGCCTGTGCTCGCGAGGCTGTCGAGGCCTTTGCCGCGCGCCGTTACATGTACGTGCCGCGCAGGTTCAACCGCTTGCAGCTTGCCCTCGCGCCGCTGCTGCCACGCGCTTTTCTCGGTTCGCAGCTTGCTTCCCAGTTTCGCAGGGCGTTGCAGCGCGTCCGGGAGCAGCGCAACGACTAG
- a CDS encoding HAD-IIA family hydrolase, translating into MRIEASFLEIASAYRFVFLDAYGVLKNSTGMIQGAAETLLKLGEQGSDCYVITNDASRSPGQMARSYCHPRYGELVPVEHIISSGMLASDFLASKVRPGRVAYVGKPSSAYYIESAGHTPLPVAQCADDHAIDALVLLDDEGFDWFSDINRCVNLLRRQNVPVVVANTDLSYPASETDVSIAVGSLANMIEGIIQKTFIRFGKPDTQIFDFAYDLVLTRDPLTSKKQVLMVGDTLHTDILGGNKFGIDTLLVLSGNTQERDAEVRIHATGILPNFVCASIAT; encoded by the coding sequence TTGAGAATCGAAGCGTCCTTTCTAGAAATCGCCTCGGCGTATCGGTTCGTGTTCCTTGACGCTTACGGCGTGCTCAAGAACTCCACGGGCATGATCCAGGGCGCCGCGGAGACCCTGCTCAAACTGGGGGAACAGGGTAGCGACTGCTACGTGATTACAAACGACGCGTCCCGCTCTCCAGGCCAAATGGCGCGCAGCTACTGCCACCCGCGCTACGGCGAGCTGGTCCCCGTCGAGCACATCATCTCCTCGGGTATGCTGGCCAGTGACTTTCTTGCCTCCAAGGTCCGCCCCGGTCGTGTAGCCTACGTCGGCAAGCCGTCGTCCGCCTACTACATCGAGTCCGCGGGACACACGCCGCTGCCGGTCGCTCAGTGCGCCGACGACCACGCCATAGATGCTCTCGTGCTGCTCGATGACGAAGGTTTCGACTGGTTTTCAGATATCAACCGCTGCGTCAACCTACTGCGGCGTCAGAATGTACCCGTCGTCGTGGCCAACACCGACCTGTCCTATCCGGCCAGCGAAACCGATGTCTCGATCGCAGTAGGAAGCCTGGCCAATATGATCGAAGGAATCATCCAGAAAACCTTCATTCGTTTTGGCAAGCCGGACACTCAGATATTTGATTTCGCATACGACCTAGTGCTGACTCGCGATCCGCTCACAAGCAAGAAGCAAGTCTTGATGGTCGGTGACACACTACATACAGATATCCTGGGCGGAAACAAATTTGGAATAGACACGCTGCTGGTTCTCTCGGGAAATACACAGGAACGCGATGCCGAGGTTCGAATCCACGCTACGGGTATCCTGCCAAACTTCGTTTGCGCATCGATCGCGACCTGA